A window of Natranaerovirga pectinivora contains these coding sequences:
- a CDS encoding YihY/virulence factor BrkB family protein: MIRKLISFIFQLQRRVTEDNISALSAQLTYFLLLSFFPFVMFLLTILSYTPITQQEVVLSIGEIFPGDIGNIIVAILNEIAINKSNALLSITVILTIWSASKGVLAIVRSLNIAYRIDETRSFVHLKIISCFYTIIFATIILLTFILVIFGNNLLSLLVTYFPATLNIVGLLQLIRYIFIIFILLIFFTVIYNAIPNRKISLSEAIPGALFSSVGWIALSISFSFYVDNFGNFSYMYGSLAGVIVLLLWLYICSNIIMIGGEINALLVEHKEKRNNKKTISSN, from the coding sequence ATGATTAGAAAGTTAATAAGTTTTATTTTTCAGTTACAAAGGAGAGTTACAGAGGATAATATTTCAGCCCTTTCTGCTCAATTAACATACTTTTTACTACTATCTTTTTTTCCCTTTGTAATGTTTTTACTAACAATATTAAGTTACACACCCATCACTCAACAAGAAGTAGTTTTAAGTATTGGAGAGATTTTTCCTGGGGATATCGGTAATATTATAGTTGCCATATTAAACGAAATAGCCATCAACAAAAGTAATGCTCTATTATCCATAACTGTTATCCTTACAATTTGGTCTGCCTCTAAAGGAGTCCTTGCAATAGTAAGATCTTTAAACATAGCATATAGAATTGATGAAACGCGTTCATTTGTACATTTAAAGATTATCTCTTGTTTCTACACAATAATCTTTGCCACTATAATATTACTAACATTTATATTGGTTATCTTTGGAAATAATCTCTTATCATTATTAGTAACGTATTTTCCAGCAACCTTAAATATTGTTGGCTTATTACAACTCATTAGATACATTTTCATTATATTTATTTTATTAATCTTCTTTACTGTTATATATAATGCTATACCAAACAGAAAAATTTCCCTTTCAGAAGCTATACCTGGAGCCCTTTTTTCTTCAGTTGGTTGGATTGCCTTGTCCATATCCTTTTCTTTTTATGTGGATAATTTTGGTAACTTTTCTTATATGTACGGCAGCCTAGCTGGTGTAATCGTTCTTTTACTGTGGTTATATATTTGTTCTAATATAATTATGATCGGTGGAGAAATTAACGCTTTACTTGTGGAGCACAAAGAAAAAAGAAATAACAAGAAAACTATTTCCTCAAATTGA